The Cucurbita pepo subsp. pepo cultivar mu-cu-16 chromosome LG15, ASM280686v2, whole genome shotgun sequence genome contains the following window.
TTGTgcaaataaaattcatttacGGTTTATCTTTTCTGTGTTTCTTCATAAAAAATGCACGTATCCATGTTTCAACGTATATTGTAAAAATAGATAATTGGCTTCCACTGAATTGCCTCACAATGCAGGAGGAAATTGTAGATGAGACAGACGTATATGTGGATGTCCATAAAAggtacatattttttttcttttagcatCAGGCTTATTTAGCTGATTGTGTGCTTGAATGTAGAATGTTTCTCACGTTTGTAGGATACGTGTGGCTGCGGCTGCAGCTGTGGCTGCTTCATCTGTGGCCCGAGCTCCATCAACTCGTAGGTTGCCACTTGACAGGTCAAAAGTCCACCGTAAGTCAAAGTCCAATTCTCAAGTTGTTGAGTACTTACTTTTATGTAGCTATTAGCAGCATTTCTAAAAGCTAAAACTGATCCtacatcaaaatatttttttcttggtttgtTCTACTCTATTTGATGAGTCTTTTTGGCCAATTATATCCATTACGGCTGAGTTAAATTGCATAAGATTTTGGAAAATGAACGAACTCCCAAGGTGTAATTGCCGTATCAAGAATACAGGCAACAGGAAGTGTTTTGTTATGACGTGTTTGGgaatggttttgttttgtttttttgttattcaTTTACATTCTTTAATAAACAGATATTTTAGGGATTCTATGTTTATTTTGTCCCATTTCCATGATAACTTTCCAAGATCACACTTTTATTTCTCCttccaaaataataagaaatagaGGGAAAGGTAGCAGAAATGTTCCCCAACGGGCCTTTATTTGCACTACTTTTTGACTAATAAATGTGTCTAATATTGTGAACGTGCaagttaaataatttgtaattcaCAGGTAGTTCGAAGTAGGGTGGTCAAGATCCAGGAAGGCTGCTGGAGATGATAGATTCGATGAGATTTTAAGGAATTGCGCTGGTACTTCTGCCTAGTAATAAAAGATGAATCAACAAAGTATCAAACGGAATTCATTACGTGCTTCACCAAGCTTTAACTCTCCAGCTTCCGTAGTATCGATCagaagatttttaattttagcttTAGAATAAATAATCATCCTAAGAAAGCTCCGGTCGTCATTACTTCAAGCAAATCAATGACGAGAATAGtatgaaattttctctttcttgtaCACAGTAGAAGATAATAGTAGCTGCTGATGTAGAGAACGAAAGAGCAATATAATATGACTCGCTTTTGTTAATGCATCTTCAATGGGTTTTGTGGGGGGGAGAGTTACTGTAAATATATGTTTagataatttattattcatcGGTCGGATTtgagaatattgattttcttctaACCCTTTATGAGAGGTGATGAATAGGTACACTCGTTATCTGGCATTGGTCGTACTTGGGAATTCGTTTAACCTTGTTGCTACTTGCCTCATAATCAAAACCTCGACTGGTGGTGCTACCTGCTTCCTCCCAAACTTTATTCAACCGGATGAAGAAAATAGGTATGTTTATATGATTCAATTTGTCATTCTAATTCTCcactttgtttgttttttgtttttgtttttgttgatatCTTCCGCCAATAAATCATGTTTGCTCGTTTTAATTAGATcgtcttttctctttctcacaCATGCTGTGGTTGAGAGGGTCTGATGCAATTGTCTTGTTCTGGTCAGTGGAAAACTGGTTCATTGAAGTTTGCAAAGATGCTTAGCCAACAGTGGCTGTATTTGGAACTAAATTATTCTAACCCATCATTATAAAGTTATGGACAATCTCCAAGGACTTGGAATAAATTAATGGCTCAGAGGAGTCATGAAAGCCCACAAAGTCAAGGAAAAATGGTTGGGAAGAGAAAACATTCACTAAGTTTAAATGTTGGAATACCTCTTTTCCTGAGAACATAGTGCAACCCTGGCCCTCTATCTTCTTCCAGAAACTAAGAGGAAGACTTCATGGACTTCTGAAAAGAGTATAGTGGACTTCTCAAAAAGTGGAAAACTTGGaaacttctttatttttcttttaataatcatTCAACCACAGTGAATGTAGGAGAAAATTGCTTAACCTTTTAGCAATCCAATTGAAGGCAATTGGCACATCTCCTACAGTGGATGGTACCTAAAAAGCTATTCAATTTGGTACGGATTGAAGTTAGTGTGTGGTGATTTTGTATCCAGGTTCTGAAGTAATCCAATGACTTGGCTCCCAAACTCCTTGATGTGACGATCTATGATTGAATTAGGTTATATGGGGATCCCATGATTAAGTAAAAGAACATCAATACAACCACCCTTTTAGTGGCCAAATCGTGATTATAATGAACTCTTGTTTGTTGTTATGGATCCCCACAAGAATGGGTAGGATAGAACAGAAGGATTCACAGCATAATTGATCTCTGTTTCTATGGAAGGAGTATAGAACGTAGTATTTCACACAGtgaaataaaagaacattTCTCTGCAATCCTAGTTGACACGATTCGATCCTCAACTGTACATAGTGTCACTTGTTCTCGTCTACAACTCGAACACATTCTATGCTTCTTCAACTCTGTATATTATAGTTAGCGTAATAGAGTGTGGTGTCCTTGGAGACAATTTGACTTCTCTTAAATCTCTACCTTTGGCTTTGGATGAGTAGTTAATCATGCCAACATAGAAGCATCACAGCACATCTCCAGATGATATAAAGTCTTGCCCTCTGCTCTCTGATTTGCTTTGAACATTGTTGCCATAACCAGATCTTTGAACTCCTCATGATGAATGtaagaacaacaacaagaagaagaagaactaaaagaactaaaagagagaaacaatGGAAGTTTAGTTTTTGTGGCCTGGAGATGAGCTAAGAGGGTAGTGATTATATAGAGAGAGGATTGTGAAGCTTTGTGAGAAACAACATGTGGTGGGAGACAGATGTTGGCCCATGATTGGTCTACTGTCTAAGGGAGATGATAAACAGGCTTATTCCCCTTGTCTCCTTGCTACGCCCACCTGATATAGACTCCTCATCTGTTTCCTCCATTGTAGGGCAACACTTGTATAACTTATTCACATCTACTGTTTCGCGAATTCTAGAGTCCACCAGATAATTGAGCATGGCCAAAAGGTGGGAGAAAATATCAATTGGTTTATATTAGATCAGGAGGGAGAAATTATGGTATACAGAAGCCATAATTCTCATGTCAAACCTTTCTTATCTAATAATTAACTGATAGACTCCCGAGAGCTGTCAAGTCTCTGTACATGGAACGGAATCTGGTAATGATGATTTGGTCaacacttaaaaaaatttcttaaattaaaattctaatgATGATTTAGTTGATCGGTTATGATCACATTTGGTAATTAAGCCAACAAATTAgaatgtaaaaaaatatattaagccAGAAATCTGAAGCTGAAGTGTcatatttgagttttccttCTAAGCTTTAAAATGACACCTTTAACCGTCCtagtccactgctagtagatagcagatattgtcttttttgggtttttttttcgGGCTTTAGAATGACACACAAAGAACTTAACTGTAAAAGTCGAAACTcaacgctagcagatattgtttctttggactttcctttctAGACTTTAGAATGACACACGAGGAGTTTAactataacagctcaagcttaccgttaacagatattgtcttctttgagctttcatTTTCGGGCTTTAGATTGACATACAAGGAACTTAACTGTAACAGCCAAGCCtcccgctagccgatattatcttttttgagttttcctttcatggctttccctcaaggttttaaagtgcgtctattagagagaagtttctacaccgctataaaaaatggtttgttctcgaacccaactgatgtgggagtTCAAGTATAGGTATAGAATTGAAAGGCAGGAAGGAAGCTGGCCACTTCATCCAATTATTGTAGATTTGGAATAAGTAGAAGAGAATAACCCACGGATAAGTATGAAACGAAACCCACTTCTAGTTGTTCCGATCCCAAATCCAAATACAATTAATGTTGTCCGACATGCCGTCCACCTATCATTGCCATACTCAAAACTCTTTCACTTTCCTCTTCGTCTCTGCTCTTTTTTCCTGAGCACAACCCTTCCTCCTTTCCTCATGTTCGACAGGTCGGCCCACTCCAACCTTTTGATGGCCCCAGCCCACGTGAGAGTTGTTCGTGCATCTCGTGGGGTTGCCGTTCGTCAATGAACTGTGAGTACATCCATTGCAAAAGTCATGTTATCTTATCTTTTGCTTTTGATAAGGTGTTTGAGGCCAATCTAACTGGATATTTTGATGGTTGTGAATTGTGAATTGTGATCCAATTCCATCTTTACCCTACCTTGCATgttttcaagacttttaataTCAACTCTTTTCAAAGTGCCTGTGGCCCATTTTTATAATCACATTTCCAATCCTCGATCCTCGTTTGACCAAATGACTCTCTGTCGATAGGTTCATTGAATCTGTTAGAACCTATCTTGAACAAGGCGAATAAGTtttgtttaaacaaaatatggGAGAGGGAGCCGTGAGAGATTTTTCCTCATTAGCTTAACAGAGTCAGGAAGGGGATTACATTCCCTGTTCTCGTCTCCGATCTTGCCCCAATGCCCACTATGTAGATACATACATATGCACTTAGTAAATAAGTAGAAGTTATGTTGTAGATACATACCAAAGGCATATGCTGAGTTTTCTTGATGAAAAGCATTAAACTTTGGGTGAGAAATGAAAGTGGAAGGAATAGGCAGAGCCTTAGTTTCTTCAAGCcgtattataattattgaataccCACAAGGGAAGAGAGCTTAAGGAAACAAATCTGACCACTCATGAAACTACCATAGCCACTTATTGCAGCAATGCAATAATACGAGGAGTCTATACCAACAATATTCCCCCCAACGTCAACTTCATGGGTTTGAGGCTCAAATATTTCCAATCCAAAACAGTTTTGAGGTTGAAAGAGTTTGGGGCTAAAATTTCATCCTCGTCATCGTCACAATAATCAGAAAAGAGcgaaagaaatttaattattattgtccGGTTTGAATAGGCTATTTTCGATCTCCGACTCTCCTTCTTACGGTGGAATTTATCGTGCTTCTTTTCGATGTTGGCTATAACTTCTATTCATTGGAAGCGTCCAATCTAAAAAAGACAGATCTGATTAGATTGTTAGGCTCTCTGTTGATAATGACCGTTGTTATTATGTCCTTTGCTACATTCAAATCTTCATCGGAATAGCTCAAATCACTAGAATAAAAACTCCAAGGTAAATCTTGACCGGTTCGTTATGAAAACTAAGGAGAAAATTGTTATGTTGAAAAACTTCTTGCTTAGTGATTTCGATTGTTTTAGGAGTAAATTTCGaataaatttctcttttttgtggattttgatattggtttattttttatggatttGGGTGAAGGTTACTAATGTTTTACCTGAGATACCATGTTGGGGTAGACTTAGTTCCACTAGGAATCACTGATTAACTTCGAGGAGTGTTCTATCTAACATGACTTACCCAGAAAGGAATCATAGTTGGTTTAGACTTGGTGCACTCCCTTTTATGTCCAGTCAGCTTTATTTTCATGAGGAATTGTGTCGGGATAAACCTAATTCTATTAGGAGGTCATCATCTAACCGCTACAGACacttaatttattagatagaCTCGCATTGGTACCCTAACAAGTTTAGTGAATAACTTGTTAATTGTACTCTTAGGCCAATTGAGCTAAAACAAGGGTAGGTAAGTACTAAGAAAAATGTGGACAATTGGGCAACACTCTTTTTAAGTATGGATACGAGGGTCTCATGTATGAGagtcattttacccttttAAGTGGGTAGCCGTAGGGCTACCGGAAgagtatatattttatgttcacTCGTtctattcttcttttcttttcagattGTACTTAGAGTTACGAAGTGCTTATCAGTCTAGTCTAGTCTAATAAAGCTATCGAGGTGGGTGATGGATAAAGGTTTTGCTTTCAATCTTAgaaattcttggtttttgATTTGTCCCATTTCTTTTCCAACATTGTtattatgtttgatttttctttttcacacgGAATATAAATGTTGGAAATAcctttgaatttgattagttCAAAaattgggttgttacaaaaatCGCATAAAACCGAATAATTATACAATATCTACCTTATGTAACACGTTGCTATCTTTGCTTATATCTTATATCTTGCACACTTGTGCATGAGAGAATACAACActtcattcaaatttaatttgaataattgcAACTATTGAAAGAgacgaaattaaaaatttgaaagtaactattagaattaaaagaaaaattaagaacGTATAAGACGGTTTCTAAAGTTTAGAGATGATGGAAATGAATATAACTTATAATTAGAATCAAAGGCTAAATTATAACAAATACACGGGAATTTTACCTTTGGTGtcaaaattactttattttaaaatttgctATATTACCTTTAATTTATCCTAAACGTTTAAAAATTACCTTTAGagtgaaattttattaaaattttcgatAACTCGAAAGGTAAAAAATGAACACGCCAACACTTATTTCAATTCCTAATGGTCACANTAGGGcacttttaaaacattaatataaagataatattgtaaattttgaaataatatgattgttttttttttgttttttttaataaaacgataaaaaaaagggtgttttgaaaataaatgataaagtTGGGggtattatttgaaaaattaacctagaagaaggaaaaaaaaaaaaaaaaaaaaaaaaaaaaaaaaaaaaaaaaaaaaaaaaaaNATCAAAACCGATCAAACGAAATTCGCCCTACCAAAAAGAGTCCAGCCGCCAAAATTCCTCGAGCAGCCAACAGAATAGCGGCTGTTGAATTGCTATCCGTTCATTTTCGGACAAAGCGAGGTTGATGCGCCCGAgagatttcttcatttttgatGCAGCCATTGGATATCGAAACTGAACTGCTCAGGTTCAAggtaagatttcattttctttcctatatttgaatttgaaaagtttTTGACCGCAACTGAGCTTTAATCGGAGACGAACCCATTTGTCAATCCAAAAATTCCACCAAACCTTctcttgttttgatttgaatttgaaattcagtGAACTACCGACCGTCATTTACTCCAAATGGACATTGCTTTCAATTCTTCGTCGTTACTTCGATTGAACAAGATTCCCACTGCCCTTGTCTTTCCCACTCATCCTCGTAAGATTTCAGTCGTCCAATCCAAGCGGTTTGTTCCAATGGCGGCCCTTACAGCCTCCAATGCTATAGGACTGTCGGAAACATTcagcaaattgaagaaacagGGCAAGGTAAATTTGTTCAACCATTTATTATctccaactttaattttttgacATTTCGTTTCTGGgttgtttgttaatatttgCTCTTGTTTTGTTGAATTATACTTCTTCTGCATTTTGGTGTTCACTGTTTGATACTCTTGAGAGTCCTCATTTCAACTCAATCTAATCAATCCAAGTCTTTGCTGGGTTAAATTCTTTCACCAATGCTTAATTGGGATTGATCACGAGATGGGTTAGAGTTCTTCATTCATCAATGTTGTTCTAAACtcatacatgttttaaaggtCGCATTTATCCCCTACATAACTGCTGGTGATCCTGATCTTTCCACCACGGCCGAGGCATTGAAGGTTCTTTCCAACCATGGATCAGATATAATTGAACTTGGTGTTCCATATTCAGATCCCTTGGCAGATGGCCCTGTTATACAGGTTGAATATCTCgctctcttcatttttttcattcttaatgTATTGTTCCTTATTCAATTGTCTTTGAATGTTTTCTGTAGGCTGCAGCTACTCGGTCCTTGGCTAGGGGGACAAACTTTAGTGCAATCATTTCTATGCTGAAGGAGGTAATCTCGTAGTACCATGCAACATGCTGTAgataatattaacattttttcctcttccaaTTTTGGTCTCAAATTATTTTAGGTAATAGAAAGAATAAcccaaaattatttcatttgttACTTATATAACGACTTAAGCCACGCCAAATGTGTTATTTTGCAAACTAGGTATAATGAGGTATAGTAACCTAGTCATTAAACATTTAAGGTTGTAGTTTGAgaatttgtttaattagatAATACTGGAACGGAGTCACACTAGAAGCTGCATTTCACCAGGCTGTAAAATTTGTCTTTCCTTCAACGAAGAAATATGTACGTGTATACTTCAATTAGATCTTGCACTTCTTTTTCGTTAGGAAGCTTGAGTTCTCGTGCACGGcatcatcaaattaaatgtCTTTTGAAATAAGCTTCTGTCTCTATATGCTTCAGTAATGGAATCGAAAGTTgacgtttttttattttgtttctggCTGCTTAGGTTATTCCTGAACTGTCTTGCCCAATTGCccttttttcatattataacCCAATTCTTAAGCGTGGCGTTGAGAACTTCATGATGACAATAAGAGATGCTGGTGTACAAGGTAATAATGAATTAACCCCATCTTTTATAATGAATTATGTTAAAAccttttatcaattttttttgccCTACTTTCAAGATAACATGACAATTAGGCCAATTGTCTGGTACTAAATGTTATGGGTTGGCATTTGCTCTAACTTGCATAGAAATATTGGTTTATTTACTTGAACATCATTaaattgtcattttctttaaccCTGAAGTAAGTATgtattaaacaataattatgGTTTTGGGCCTATTATATCATTGTGTAATGAACATGATATTCCAAAATCCttgtttcaaatttatttgtgCACTTGGTGTGAGGTTCTAATGAGCTTGTTTCTGAAATCATGAACTTCGCGAACAACTTCTTGTCTCTTAATGAGAAAAGAGAGGACAGAGGCGTGTAGGAAGATTATCTGTCTGCTTCCCTATTATGTGATTATCTAACTTGATATCATCAACTTCGTGATGAGTCAATGACTATTTGAAAGTGAATAATGTTACAACTCtaaatgtaatttttcttGCTTTACAAAATTCCATGGAAAGAAACCTTTCTGAATCTTCGGTTCGTGAATATGTTTGTAATTACATTGCACTTTCTTGCAGGGCTTGTTGTTCCGGACGTTCCTCTGGAAGAGACTGAAATCTTGAGAAAAGAAGCTGTAAAGTACAATATCGAGCTGGTGAATTCCTTTTCTCATAATGGTTGTATTATCTAAATTGATTATTAGTTTTAGgtttttgatatttatttatgatttttactTAAAGATATTGCACATAGTGGCAAAAACAACCTCTGAAATGGACCTAGCAAATGGAACAGTCCAAAGATCTTGATAACTTCCCCATTGATTCCACACGTAAATTAGGGACATAATCTGCAGTGCTGAAGATTAGTATATTATTAACTGTAATTATTTGGTTGAACCTGCAGAGTATCCAGTTTTCTTGATCATGATTGTTAAGGCGGAAAATAGTTGCCTTGAGTActgaaaattatttgattgttgAACTGTACTTCCCTGCATTCTTTTCATTATCTGtagaatgaaattattaagGTAAAAAGTAGCCAATTCATTGACTGGTTTGTCTAAAGATAGGATGATTAGTTGTTCTACATCATCTATTTGTGTGGTAATGCTTTGTTCACGAAATCTGAAAAACGGGCGAAATCTGAAGAACAGGTGGAGTTGTTATACATCATCATTAGTTGTTATACATCATCCATTTGTGGGGTAATGCTTTGTTCGCAAATTCAGAAGAACAGGCAGAGTGTATTGTTTCAAGATATTTGTTGGTTCTTATGGATTTTGTACTCTGCTAAAGGTGCTCTTAACTACACCGACCACGCCTAAAGATAGGATGAAAGCGATCGTTGAAGCTTCAGAGGGATTTGTGTATCTTGTAAGacctttttctgtttttgtctCTTTATATGCAAATAAGTTGTAGCTTTTTCTTGTTGTTCATGGTGTCATTGAatgtttttcttgaaattgtCTTGCTTGTAACATTACCATGACGGCACATCTAGAGTGTTCCAAGATTCTTTTTCAGAATGGTATTTTAACAATATGATTATTTTCAGAACCCTCTTTTTGATGGAGTTAAGTTATAGAACAACAACAGAATTGCGTAGGAAGAAGAGAGATTGTTTTCGGTTTTGTTGGAGCATATAGCTTTAATCGCTTTGTTTTCGTGCACAAACGGAATGATAGATTGCATTGAAAGAACAAGGAGTTTGGTGAAGATAGTAAATTACAGTTATTCTCTATGTTACTTCCTCTGTATTATACCATAGAGATCGAGTCGAAATTACGATGTCCTCTGTCAGACTTGCAATATGAAATTTGTTCTCGTTCGATTATAGGTGAGCTCCGTAGGAGTTACCGGTGCCCGTACATCAGTGAGTGATCGAGTTCAAACTCTCCTTGAGGAAATCAAAGAGGTGCATCTTCTTCAGTTCTTAATAACTATCTAGGATGTACTTGTAatagcaaaaatttgaaagctgATGACTTTGAAACCAATCAATAACATAAGCCTCACACTCTCCACTCTGTTTGGCAGGCAACAGAAAAACCAGTGGCAGTAGGTTTTGGTATATCAAAACCCGAGCACGTGAAACAGGTAAAAGAATTTCGTCGTACACCGAAAGAGTTTACTCGTcctgcattttttttctgGATAATATGTTGCCGTGTTCGTCCATAGGTGGCCAACTGGGGGGCTGATGGAATCATAGTTGGTAGTGCTATGGTGAAGCTGTTGGGAGAAGCCCAGACTCCTGAAGAAGGATTGAAGGCACTAGAAAGCTTCACCAAATCCTTAAAATCTGCTCTCTCCTAATCAATTTTTGATGGAATAAGAGGTCAGCTAGCTCTGTCACTGAAGCCTGCTAGTGTTTTACAGTCATCTTTAAATGATACTTAAaacatttctctttctttttagcTGAATAAGACTGTCAGTTTAGTTCTGTTTAAGGGtgttctttccttcctttgcCTGATTCGATTCAAGTGAAGATGGATGATAGATATTGCTTGGTGTTTTAGCTAATATAAGTTTTGTTCTTTCTGGTTCCAAAGGTTCCACTCTCATGCCTACATTTTTGTACTGGTTTTGAGTATAGGAAGCTCTTTAGTTAATGTGTGTAAATTTGCAATAACTAAGAGCTCGCCAATAAATCTAAGAAACTCAGTCAACTAAAACTGTTACAAAATCTATATAGCATGTGATAAAACATGGAAGACTGAAGGTATTACCGACCGTGCACTCATCTCTACGAGCCTCCTCTTAAATAGTTATCTACCAGTCTAATTCTGTGAGATCTACAtagattggagagaggaatgaagcattccttataaggatgtggataagtctccctagtggacacgttttaaaactttgagggaaagctcagaagggaaagtccaaagagaataatatctgttagtgatGGAcataggttgttacaaatggtatcatagccagacaccgggctgtgtgctagtaaggacgctagccccGAAAAAGggtgggattgtgagatcctatattggttggagaggggaacgaagcattccttataagggttggaacctctccctaatggacgcattttaaaaccttgaggggaagctcggaagttggagagaggggaacgaaacattacttataagggtgtggaaatctctcctatTGAAGGGAAGTCCggaaggaaagcccaaagaggataatatttgttagtggtgggcttaggttgATACAAATTCCAATCCAGAAGCCCCGTTGGTATGATAGAGTTCAACCATAGATCTCCTCTATGCGTCATCTTTTAAGACTCACCACTTCTTCGTTCGACACTCAAATATTCCGATAACTTAAAGGCaaaactttgataccatttgttaggGACAACAACCTTCTACCTATCTCTACAAGACATAAGttctcgtgactttacttGAAGAATGACTTAAATGACTTTATACCAATCGAGATATTATCCATAGAATTAATGATCGGAATTAAAGTTTTGAAAGTTGCTTCTATCTGTGCATGAGaatgagaatttgaagaataatTTGTTTGGATGTATgtatatgattattattatgaagGGCCATGCCTAttcttaaatttgaagttttggtATAACCACATATTTTCCCTGTCACCCATCAATGCAATACCTGTCcttatatgaattattatttggtGGGCTTAATATTCATTACATGCTCCAAAGTTTctgtatttaaatttattctgCCCATCAACATCATGCCTTTAAGATATTGAGCTACATCAATTTTATgcaaatttgaattcgaaaAACTATAGTTTGATCGATCTagatctaaattttaatttgtatcaagtatgtaacaactcaaactcactgctagcagatattgtacctAAAGCGCACCGCTTGTAGATATTGTGTCCAAAGCTCACCGCTTGTAGATATTGTGTCCAAAGCTCACCGCTTGTAGATATTGTGTCCAAAGCTCACCGCTTGTAGATATTGTGTCCAAAGCTCACCGCTTGTAGATATT
Protein-coding sequences here:
- the LOC111811922 gene encoding tryptophan synthase alpha chain-like isoform X1 — translated: MDIAFNSSSLLRLNKIPTALVFPTHPRKISVVQSKRFVPMAALTASNAIGLSETFSKLKKQGKVAFIPYITAGDPDLSTTAEALKVLSNHGSDIIELGVPYSDPLADGPVIQAAATRSLARGTNFSAIISMLKEVIPELSCPIALFSYYNPILKRGVENFMMTIRDAGVQGLVVPDVPLEETEILRKEAVKYNIELAKSEEQVELLYIIISCYTSSICGVLLTTPTTPKDRMKAIVEASEGFVYLVSSVGVTGARTSVSDRVQTLLEEIKEATEKPVAVGFGISKPEHVKQVANWGADGIIVGSAMVKLLGEAQTPEEGLKALESFTKSLKSALS
- the LOC111811922 gene encoding tryptophan synthase alpha chain-like isoform X3, with the translated sequence MAALTASNAIGLSETFSKLKKQGKVAFIPYITAGDPDLSTTAEALKVLSNHGSDIIELGVPYSDPLADGPVIQAAATRSLARGTNFSAIISMLKEVIPELSCPIALFSYYNPILKRGVENFMMTIRDAGVQGLVVPDVPLEETEILRKEAVKYNIELAKSEEQVELLYIIISCYTSSICGVLLTTPTTPKDRMKAIVEASEGFVYLVSSVGVTGARTSVSDRVQTLLEEIKEATEKPVAVGFGISKPEHVKQVANWGADGIIVGSAMVKLLGEAQTPEEGLKALESFTKSLKSALS
- the LOC111811136 gene encoding uncharacterized protein LOC111811136, with protein sequence MRSSKIWLWQQCSKQIREQRARLYIIWRCAVMLLCWHD
- the LOC111811922 gene encoding tryptophan synthase alpha chain-like isoform X2, producing the protein MDIAFNSSSLLRLNKIPTALVFPTHPRKISVVQSKRFVPMAALTASNAIGLSETFSKLKKQGKVAFIPYITAGDPDLSTTAEALKVLSNHGSDIIELGVPYSDPLADGPVIQAAATRSLARGTNFSAIISMLKEVIPELSCPIALFSYYNPILKRGVENFMMTIRDAGVQGLVVPDVPLEETEILRKEAVKYNIELVLLTTPTTPKDRMKAIVEASEGFVYLVSSVGVTGARTSVSDRVQTLLEEIKEATEKPVAVGFGISKPEHVKQVANWGADGIIVGSAMVKLLGEAQTPEEGLKALESFTKSLKSALS